A genome region from Thermoanaerobacterium xylanolyticum LX-11 includes the following:
- a CDS encoding GH1 family beta-glucosidase — MANFPKDFLFGVATSSYQIEGAVNEDGRTPSIWDTFSKIKGKTYNGDTGDIACDHYHRYKEDIGILKEIGVKAYRFSIAWPRIYPEKGKFNQKGMDFYKKLIDELLKNNIKPVATIYHWDLPQWAGDLGGWLNRDSIYWYSEYSQKLFKEIGDVVPMWITHNEPWCASILSYGIGEHAPGHKDYREALIAAHHILLSHGEAVKIFRDMNIKESQIGITLNLTPAYPATEKEEDYLAAKYADGFSNRWFLDPIFKGKYPVDMIELYKKEIGEFDFIKNEDLGIISQPIDFLGINFYSRSIVKYDENSLIKGEAVEGPGKKTDMGWEISPESLYDLLKRIDKEYTNMPIYITENGAAFKDIVNKDEVHDQERIEYVKEHLKYAIKFIEDGGNLKGYFLWSLLDNFEWAYGYSKRFGIVYVDFETQKRILKDSAIWYKEVINKNLIDNI; from the coding sequence ATGGCTAATTTTCCAAAAGATTTTTTGTTTGGTGTAGCAACATCATCATATCAAATAGAAGGAGCAGTGAATGAAGATGGTAGAACGCCTTCTATATGGGATACATTTTCAAAAATTAAGGGTAAGACATATAATGGTGACACAGGAGACATAGCTTGTGATCATTATCACAGATATAAGGAAGATATAGGAATATTGAAAGAAATTGGTGTAAAAGCTTATAGATTTTCTATAGCATGGCCGAGAATTTATCCGGAAAAAGGAAAGTTTAATCAAAAGGGAATGGATTTCTATAAGAAGTTGATAGATGAATTATTAAAAAATAATATAAAACCTGTTGCGACAATATATCATTGGGATTTACCACAATGGGCTGGGGATTTAGGAGGATGGTTAAATAGAGACTCAATATATTGGTATTCAGAATACTCTCAAAAATTGTTTAAAGAAATTGGTGATGTTGTTCCAATGTGGATAACCCATAATGAACCATGGTGTGCATCAATATTAAGTTACGGAATTGGTGAGCATGCACCGGGACATAAAGACTACAGAGAGGCATTAATTGCTGCACATCATATATTACTATCTCATGGAGAAGCAGTAAAGATTTTTAGAGATATGAATATAAAAGAAAGTCAAATTGGAATAACATTAAATTTGACGCCAGCGTATCCAGCAACAGAAAAAGAAGAAGATTATTTGGCAGCTAAGTATGCCGATGGTTTTTCTAACAGATGGTTTTTAGATCCAATTTTTAAAGGGAAATATCCTGTAGATATGATAGAGTTATACAAAAAAGAAATTGGAGAATTTGATTTCATAAAAAACGAAGATTTAGGTATTATAAGTCAACCAATAGACTTTTTAGGGATTAATTTTTATAGCAGATCGATAGTAAAATATGATGAAAATTCTCTGATAAAAGGAGAAGCAGTAGAAGGGCCTGGGAAAAAGACGGATATGGGTTGGGAGATAAGTCCTGAATCACTGTATGATCTTTTGAAAAGGATTGATAAAGAGTATACAAATATGCCAATTTATATAACTGAAAATGGAGCAGCATTTAAAGATATAGTAAATAAAGACGAGGTTCATGATCAAGAACGGATAGAATATGTAAAGGAACATTTAAAATATGCTATTAAATTTATAGAGGATGGAGGAAATCTAAAAGGGTACTTTTTATGGTCTCTTTTGGACAATTTTGAATGGGCTTATGGATATTCTAAAAGGTTCGGTATTGTTTATGTGGATTTTGAAACGCAAAAAAGAATTTTGAAAGATAGTGCTATATGGTACAAAGAAGTAATAAATAAAAACTTAATTGACAATATATAA
- a CDS encoding carbohydrate ABC transporter permease, whose amino-acid sequence MIANKVNIQNTSKKHLSYRQKKKIKRYISLTMLWIFIGITIFPLIWMVISSMSDQEGLLTGKIQPQLKNILVNYHDMWTNINFGLYFKNSLIIDASTTVIALSIAVLAGYALARFKFIGSNLFGIATLGTQMIPGILFLLPLYLIFLQIQQTFGIKMVNTYQGIIITYSAFYIPFSIWILRGFFASIPLEIEEAARIDGCTQFSAFIRVILPLAIPGIIAAAIYIFLMAWDELLFAWVLTTSADVQTIPVGIRLFVGNYQNRYDLLMAAATVVTIPVALMFFLLQKYFISGMTAGAVKG is encoded by the coding sequence TTGATTGCAAACAAAGTGAACATACAAAATACATCAAAAAAACATTTAAGTTATAGACAAAAGAAAAAAATAAAGAGATATATTTCGCTTACAATGTTGTGGATATTTATTGGTATTACAATATTTCCTTTGATATGGATGGTAATATCATCAATGAGTGATCAAGAAGGATTACTAACAGGGAAGATACAACCACAGTTAAAGAATATTTTAGTAAATTACCATGATATGTGGACAAACATAAATTTTGGATTATATTTCAAAAATAGTCTTATTATTGATGCATCAACAACAGTTATAGCTTTATCGATTGCAGTTTTAGCTGGTTATGCATTAGCCAGGTTTAAATTTATAGGATCAAATTTATTTGGGATAGCGACACTTGGTACACAAATGATTCCAGGTATATTGTTTTTACTTCCACTATATTTGATATTTCTTCAAATCCAACAGACTTTTGGAATAAAAATGGTGAATACTTATCAGGGAATAATTATTACGTATTCTGCGTTTTATATTCCATTTAGTATCTGGATTTTAAGAGGTTTTTTTGCATCTATACCTTTGGAAATAGAGGAAGCGGCAAGAATAGATGGATGCACGCAGTTTAGTGCATTTATACGTGTGATTTTGCCGTTAGCTATACCAGGTATAATTGCAGCTGCTATTTATATTTTCTTGATGGCATGGGATGAGTTGTTGTTTGCATGGGTACTTACAACATCAGCTGATGTACAGACTATACCTGTCGGTATAAGGCTTTTTGTAGGCAATTATCAAAACAGATATGATTTACTTATGGCAGCGGCTACAGTTGTTACAATACCAGTCGCTTTAATGTTTTTCTTGTTGCAGAAGTATTTTATTAGTGGAATGACAGCAGGAGCTGTAAAAGGTTAA